The following nucleotide sequence is from Synechococcus sp. CBW1004.
ACTTGACACCCATAAGGATTCTCCCTATAATAACCATATTGGCTGAGAAACACCAAGTCCCTAAGGTCTCTAAGTCAAAGATAAAACTTGTCTATATACTATATAGGGGTTTGATAAACAAGACTCTGTATTTCCTCCTGAATCCCAATTCCCTAAACACCAAGACGACGACCGAAGGGAGTATTCCATCGAACGTAGTGAGATGGAATGCATTAGAAACCATTCAATAAATCATCTTGTGTGTTGTATGTCTCTTCTGGAACCATCATCTTAGACAGCAATCACAAGACCCTCCTGAAACCCAGAACTCTACTAAATACATAAAGAATCCACAAGAATCCTATGGATCAATTCAACGAACCTATTCGAGAACAGATCTCTTTTAAGCAACACGAAAGCTACATTCGTGAGATTCGAGATCGTTTATGCACTCACTACAAACTCAATAAGTCAGATCTCATCAAGTATCTGATCAAGAAAGAAGAGTTAGCCCTGAAGAGACTTGATGGAATGGCATTTCATTGAAGACTCCAAAGCAACTAAATAGTTACACTATACCCCTATGTAGCACGATGAGTTCAGTCGTATCATCAGATCATAAGACCATCAATCTCTTCTTCTGCCCGCGTCATCTGGATACCCTTGAGGACTTTGAGAATCTCAGTAGGAAACTACGGCGATCCAGAACTGGGACCCTCCACTTTCTCTTGACCCATTACAAGTGGTATGAGAAATACAAGCAGACGGTGGTGTGAAGATGGCAACCTCAATCTCCGTTGATTCGGTCACATTAGCGATGCTGCAGGAACTTGCAAAGAAGTCCCGCATGAAACCCGATCAATATCTTGCAAGTTTGATTCAAGAGCAATACAAGAAGAACAAGTAGGCACCGCCCAACCATGAGCAGCAATCATCCTCACCATCTACAACCAGAAGAGTTCTCCCTTGAGGGACCGCCTACCAACCCCCTCGACCGCTGGACCTACGCCAAGGTGATCCAATACGCAGATGAAATGGATCTCCCTGATGAGGACTGGGACTGGATCAACTCCTGCTTTTCCCTGACGGAGTGGACGTTCTGAGGAGTTCTGATTATATTGGAAGTAACAAAGTAAAAGCCTCGAAATCTCACGCTGAGTCGCAGATACCCTGTGCCAATTGTACAACTGACCCTATAATCCCCCAAACCCGTTCACCCCATGGTATGCTGTTTTCACAGCGATGGATGCTCCTTCAGAGTTAGCAGACGCTTCAATTAAATATCTTCAACCTACTTCAATCTTCAAAAAGGCGAAAGAGCAAGCGAACCGCCTGGATAATTAATTTCGCAAGACTGGTTCTGACCTGGATACCTGAGGTCTAATTTGTCGTTTCCCTATGGGAGCGATGGACTTCATATCTTTTTTGTAGTCAGATAGACGACCGCAAACCGTCTTTAAACCCCTGTGTCGAATGCAGGATGATTGCGTGATTTACATTCTGAATACCTATCAACTATGGAATACCCCACTGCCACACTTATCCGAAATCTTGTTGTCAGTCATCTGATTAGCTCCAGCGAGCTTAACATCTTTGAGACTATTGACCACTGGATTGCCACCTTCGATCAGTATTTTCTTAATGATCCAGACTGGTTGAGAAAAGATGCTCCTGACCTAAAGGACTCTCTTCGAGCTCAGGTACTTCAACTGCTGGGACTAGATGATTTCTGAATTTCTAGCTATCCTGGTCGCCAAAGGCATTCTGCTCTCAGTAGCTTACCTTTAAGGTATTGCCCATCAGATAGACGACCGCAAACGGTCTCTAAACCCGATTTCGCCGCCTTACAAGGACTTCCTCTCTCGGTGAATGAGTGGAAACATCTCCATTAGGAGGCGTGATAAACCGCGCTGCTTTGGCAAAACATATTGAGCGTTCACCCACCGCTTTGTTGTGGTTTTTACTCAAGGAGGACACTAATCATGGGTTGCGATATCTACCTGTTCAGAAAAGATGCAAGTTCTCAATCCTCAGATCATGGTGAGATTTTCTGGGATGTGACGTCATCGGATCTTGGATACGAATTATCCTGCGTTGGCATTGACACCGATTATCGAGAGTTCTGCACTGATGATCTTCGCACACTTACACAAGAGCTAATTGATGGAGACAGCGAGGACTTTGGCGAATATACAGATGGTGCGCTAAAAGCACTTCTCAAGAATCTCGATAGCCTCAGCAATGAACAACGGAATAACTCCCGTTGGTTTCTAACGTTAGATTATTGAATCAAGCACTTCATACAAGCAAATAACCAGCTACTTTCACGATAGTGAGCAGCCCCTAAGCCCACTACCTTAAAGACATTAGTCCTCCCTGTGCAAACAGGGATTAAGGCAGATAGACGACCGCAAACCGTCTTTAAACCCCTGTGTCGAAAGCAGGGTGATTGCGATATCGCTTTCCATCACCAACAATCATTATGTACTCCAAAAAAGAAGTCTTTGAAGAATGCTACAATGAGCTTCACTCGGGATTCATACTGTATATGATGCTCTCGTTTGACGCTGAGGCTTATGAAGCGCGAAAGCGTGAGTATCTTGACAAGTTCAAGACAGGGATACAGTCCTTTGGTTACAGCTATGATGAATTCCTCGCCTGGTGCAAATCAAACCCTAACAACGAAACTCTCTATGGGAAGCTCACCTTCCCAGAGCAATAGAAACCTCCTTGTTGCTGTCCTGCCTCATATGTAAGGGCAAGCATCCCTGGACCAGCCCGTAAACATCATGCTCTGTACGAGCGTGAGAGGTGGTGCCTAAATCCCCAGCAACTGGAGGTAGCTCCTGCCATTGGGCACGATCTGCCTTCTCTGGGGATCGATGGACTTGATGTCTTTTATTCAGTCAGATAGACGACCGCAAACCGTCTCTAAACCCCTGTGTCGAAAGCAGGGTGATTGCGTGTGACCAATATTTTTCATTTCTTTCGTTCTTATGAATTACCCAGCTGCAGACCTCATCCTTAAGATTGCTGTCTCAAAGATGGTTCGGAAATACGATATTGATCTTGACGATCTGATCTATGACACTATCTCCGATTATGATCAATTCTTCGAAGGAGACAATGAGTGGTTTGACGAAGAAGATACTGACATGAAGGATTCACTTCGAGATCAGGTTCTTGAGTCTCTTCAACTCGACCAAAACGATACTGTAGCACTCATATTTGGTCGGTGACCTTGCGAGAGTAGGTTCAGACATTCAGTAGACGACCGCAAACCGTCTTTAAACCCCTGTGTCGAAAGCAGGGTGATTGCGATGGGAAAATACCATCTTATTATTTTAATGGCAATTGGTTTCGGTGCTACCACTACTAGCAACGAAGATACTATTCGATCTCTGCAGAAATCTACATTTCTAAGGAATGAAGAGATTGTTGATCTTTATCGTGACAAGTGGAATAGAATATATCCTGCTCGGATTTTTCACTCGTTCTCGGAGCAAGAGCTTTTTTCACCCCGTGAATACTGTTATCATAACCTTAATTCAGATCGCGCCTGTTTAAGCAGTGATTGTTCTTCTCCTAGCTCTACAGGGGAGACTCGGATTATTAGAGAGTTTTTGCGATTTGGATTCTGGTCTCTTACTATTGAGCAGACTATCAAGCCTTTTAATCCAGAGCGCATAAAGGAGTGGGAACTCACGATTGCTGTATGGTGCGGCAATCGACGAGTCTTTCATCCTCAGCAAGCCAAAAATAATATTCTTGCCTACCATGATCAATCCGTCTATGAGAGGTGGAAACAGATTGTGTTGGCAGATCTCGATAACTTTGCAGAAGTTCTTCGTGTTTTCAATCCTATGAATCACATATATTCAGTCGCCTGCTCTGCTTCATCGGAAAGAGTGTGTAAACGCTTGAACCTTGAAGTTCGAAATGGTATTGCTTTTCTACTTCATGAGAAAGGTAAGGTTTGTCAGCACAAGTCAGGTGCATTCATGCCCTCTACCTAATCTGATCTCCATAGACAATCAGAAGCTGTCTCTAAACCCTACTCTGTCGCCTTACAAGGACTTCCTCTCTCGGTGAATGAGTGGCAATAGTTGCACTGGAAGGCATGATACACTGCGCTGCTTTGGCAAAACATATGGAGTGTTCACCCACCGCCTTACAATTCAATTACCAAATCATCAACACACAATTATGACTTCTAATCAGCAAATCCTTATCCCTTGGTCTCCCATAATTGAAACATGGATAAATGAAGACCCTTATGCGTCTGATAACTTTTGGAGTTATTATCCCGATGCCAACCACTCTCCTTATGAACAACTCATCCAAATTCATATGGTAGCAGAGGATACTAATGCCGATTTCTTTGATTCGCTTGTCCATGTCATTTCAAATATCGTAAATGATGATAGCGGAGGCTTTCAATGCGATTTTTGCGAGGAGGGTGTTTATGTGATCTCCTAGCAATATCTTTGACCTGTCTGGCTGCAAGGTGCAACTGCATCACAACGACTCAAGGTCCACTGCCTTGGGTCGTTTTTGTTTCTTCCCGTAGGTTCGTGCTGTTGCTTCCGCCCTTCTCGCTCCCGGAGCTGTTTTTTTTCTCTCTTGATCACCTGCAGGATATTGACTCATATTGTCTAAAAGAGTATCTTCACCATTGCTGACAGAAGCACTTTGAAAGAAGCCTAGTGAATCAATATGAAAACGGCTGGATAGTCCATCGTATGTTTTTTGAATCATAGCTAGAGATGTGCCGCAGTTCTTTGCTACCAGATTGACTCTTTGCCCTTGCAAGAGTGCAAATGAGATATGTGTGGACCTCAAAGAGTAAAGTGTATATTTGCGATCAAAGTCGCATTTGGCGAGAACACGGTTGAACCACTGTCTTATATGCTCTATATGATACATTGATCTATCACTAAAAAATGGATTCATCATTAATAAGTCATCATCTGATGGCGGCAAAACCAGCGGCTCTATTTCGGTGACTAGATTGCCTTTCTTATCTTTTATCATTTCAGCAGTGATTCTTCTGTTTAAATCTGCATGCTGTTCATTGCGGATTTTAATTCCTTTGCTCAGGTGTGACTTAATCGCTTGAAGCGTGTTTCCGTTCATAGCCACTTCTCTCCCACCTGTCTTTGTAGTATTGGATATTTTCACGATCCCGCTGAGTTTTCCGTCTGACCTCCTGACTACTTCGCAGTCACCCCAGCGAATCTGCGCTGTTTCATGCGGTCTGCATCCTGATTGATATTGAAATCTTACCCACTGAATAATCCAACGTCTCTTCCACCTTGTTTCTTGATCTAAAGACTGTTTCTCAATTGCATATAGCTCATCGCTAAACCTTTTCCAATGATCTGGCAAGAAAGCTGGATTTGCCTCATCTCTATAGTTCTTGCGGTCTTTAATCTTCTTTACTTCCGGCTTCTTCTTAGGGTCAAGCATCTCATTGTCTACCATCCAACTTAAAATTGCCTTCAAGGTCGTGATGTCACTATTAATTGTCCCCGCTGAAAGTCCATTAGTATCACTCTTCCATTTTCCTTTTTGCGTCACATCAAGGTAATATCCTGAGTAATCAGAGAATGAAGTCTTACAAATATCGCCAATACTGCGGATTCCTTTTGCCCTACAGTAGGGGAGTATTCGTTGCGATATCCTCTGTCTATAAAGGTCATGTGACCGATCGGCAAGTTGTCCTCGCGTTACTTCAACCTCCTTTTCCTGTAGATATAATTCACAAATCTTTGCAAAAGAGAGGTTTCGGCTTTTTGTTTTTGGAGCCTGACTTTCAATCTGGACATATGCAGACAAAGCATTCTTATGCGCTTGCTTAATGTCGCTTGTCTTAAGTGAGATATTAGTGTATCTTTTTCCGCCTCTGTTTACGCGAAGGAAGAACGCCTCTCTCTCTGCATACTTAATAACGTATGCCTGACCATTAAGGGTTGGCTCCTTGATCTCAATTTTCGGCATAGCAGAGAACCGAGAGGGTGTTCATCGGACCAACATCAGTTCCAACCCTCGCCTGAGCGGTCTCGACGTGACTGACTTTAGCATCAAAAACGGCTTGTTCCAACCCTTGTTCCAACCTTAGAAACGAGACTGGAGCTAGGGTTTTTCAATTTCGTGGGTGGCCAACGGAGGTGCGCCGCACAGATGATCGGGATTTTACGTGGGGCCTGTGATCGCCTCGGCCAGGAGTTCACGCTGGTCGGGATCCGGCGGCCCCTTGAGCTCGATGCGGTTGCCTTCCGGGTCCTGCAGGTACAGGGAGGGACCGTGCCCGTCGGCGCCATAGCGGCGTTCCACGGCCCCGAACGGCACACCATGGCGCAGCAGATGCGCCTGGATCGCCTCGCTGTCGAAGTGCTCGAGGCGCAGACAGAAATGATCCAGGTTGTGGCCAGCGGCGGCCGGGGGTGCGGAGCCGGCCCCCGCGGGCCGGGCCCCATCGACGAGATCGATCAGGCTGCGACCGGCCCGCAGCTGGGTCAGACCGGTCTGCGGCAGCACCCTCTCCACGCGACAGCCCAGGACGGTGACGTACCAGTCGGCCAGAGCCTCCCGATCGATCACCCTCAGCACCACATGATCCAGCCCCAGCAGGCTCAGGGGGTGTGACATCGGTAGGCCTCCGCCCTCAGGCCCCTTCGATCGCCTCGATGACACCGTCGCGCACCAGGATCGCCGCCTGGAGCTTCTCCACCAGGTTGTCGCCGACCGACACGTCGATCGTGCTCTCGATCTGACCCTGCTCCACGACCGCCTCCATCTCGAGTTCGCGAACCTGACGCTGCTGCTCGAGCAGCTGACGCTTCTGCTCCTCCAGCTCGGCACGCTTGGCGGCCACCTGCTGCTGCACCGAGGCCACCTGCTCCTGCACGCGCGGATCGAGGGGATTGGCACTCTGGCGGCGGATCTGATCGATCACCAGCTGCCCCTCCTGCTCCAGCTGGCCGAGCTGCTGATCGACGTTGACGATGGCGTTGCTGAGCTCCCGCTCGGCATCCTCCTTCCAGCGCGGGGTGACGACGGCCCGCACCGTGATCGTGCGCTTGATCGTCAGGGTGGTGCCGTCAGCCATGGGGAGGACAAATCAGCCCACAGGCTGTCAGCCGGCGGGGAGCCGGTCAACCGAGCCCGGCGGGCCGCTCAGCCGCCCGTGTCCCCGTAGATGGCGGCAATCGCGCCGGCATCGCGCTCGCTGATGCGGTCGCGGCGCTGCTTGAGCGTCTGGGTGAGCAGACCGTTGTCGATCGAGAACGGCTCCACCAGCGCCACCCCGGCCAGACGCTCATCGGGGCGGGCGCCGGGGCGGGCCTGCAGGCGGCGGTTGAGCCGGCTTGTGAGCGCCTTGAGCAGGGCCGCTTCGGCGCCGGGGGCGCTGCCATCGGGCCACTGCTCCCGCGGCTGCAGGCCCTGCTCGCGGGCGAAGGCGGCCAGGGGTTCGGCCCTGGGCACCACCAGGGCACCAAGGGCCTTGCGGTCCTGCCCCACCAGCATCACCTGCTCCACCAGGGTGCAGGCCACCAGGCATTCCTCCAGCGGCCCGGGCTCGATGTTCTCGCCGCTGCTCAGCACGATCGTGTCCTTGGCGCGGCCGG
It contains:
- a CDS encoding VOC family protein; amino-acid sequence: MSHPLSLLGLDHVVLRVIDREALADWYVTVLGCRVERVLPQTGLTQLRAGRSLIDLVDGARPAGAGSAPPAAAGHNLDHFCLRLEHFDSEAIQAHLLRHGVPFGAVERRYGADGHGPSLYLQDPEGNRIELKGPPDPDQRELLAEAITGPT
- a CDS encoding YlqD family protein, which codes for MADGTTLTIKRTITVRAVVTPRWKEDAERELSNAIVNVDQQLGQLEQEGQLVIDQIRRQSANPLDPRVQEQVASVQQQVAAKRAELEEQKRQLLEQQRQVRELEMEAVVEQGQIESTIDVSVGDNLVEKLQAAILVRDGVIEAIEGA